From one Bacteroides eggerthii genomic stretch:
- the argS gene encoding arginine--tRNA ligase: protein MNIEQKLVASVIGGLKALYGQDVPAAQVQLQKTKKEFEGHLTLVVFPFLRMSKKGPEQTAQEIGEYLQANEPSVSTFNVIKGFLNLTIASSAWIELLNGIHADAQYGVVSATDKSPLVMIEYSSPNTNKPLHLGHVRNNLLGNALANIIAANGNKVVKTNIVNDRGIHICKSMLAWLKYGNGETPETSGKKGDHLIGDYYVAFDKHYKAEVKELMAKFQGEGLSEEEAKAKAESESPLMKEAREMLVKWEANDPEVRALWKKMNDWVYVGFDETYRMMGVTFDKIYYESETYLEGKEKVMEGLEKGFFYRKEDGSVWADLTGEGLDHKLLLRADGTSVYMTQDIGTAKLRFADFPIDKMIYVVGNEQNYHFQVLSILLDKLGFDWGKGLVHFSYGMVELPEGKMKSREGTVVDADDLMAEMINTAKETSGELGKLDGLTQEEADNIARIVGLGALKYFILKVDARKNMTFNPKESIDFNGNTGPFIQYTYARIQSVLRKAKEAGITVPAQLPLGIELSEKEEGLIQMIADFATVVKQAGEDYSPSLIANYTYDLVKEYNQFYHDFSILREENEAVKIFRLALSENVAKVVRLGMGLLGIEVPDRM from the coding sequence ATGAATATAGAACAGAAATTGGTAGCATCCGTAATTGGCGGATTGAAAGCGCTGTACGGACAGGATGTTCCGGCTGCACAGGTACAGTTGCAGAAGACCAAGAAAGAATTTGAGGGACACCTTACGTTGGTTGTTTTCCCTTTCCTCCGGATGTCTAAGAAAGGACCGGAGCAGACAGCACAGGAGATTGGCGAATATTTGCAGGCAAATGAGCCTTCGGTTTCGACATTCAATGTTATCAAAGGGTTTCTGAACCTGACAATTGCTTCTTCGGCATGGATTGAGTTACTGAACGGTATTCATGCGGATGCGCAATACGGCGTTGTTTCTGCTACTGACAAGTCTCCGTTGGTGATGATTGAGTATTCTTCACCCAATACGAATAAACCCCTCCATCTGGGCCATGTCCGCAATAACCTGTTGGGTAATGCATTGGCAAATATCATTGCAGCTAATGGTAACAAGGTGGTAAAGACGAATATTGTGAATGACCGCGGTATTCATATTTGTAAATCAATGCTGGCTTGGTTGAAGTATGGCAATGGTGAAACTCCCGAAACTTCCGGTAAGAAAGGTGATCATCTGATTGGTGATTACTATGTAGCTTTCGACAAGCATTATAAAGCCGAAGTGAAAGAGTTGATGGCGAAGTTTCAGGGTGAAGGCCTGAGTGAGGAAGAGGCGAAAGCTAAGGCGGAATCTGAATCTCCTTTGATGAAAGAGGCGCGTGAAATGTTGGTGAAGTGGGAAGCTAATGATCCCGAAGTGCGTGCTTTGTGGAAGAAGATGAATGATTGGGTATATGTAGGCTTCGATGAGACTTATCGTATGATGGGAGTTACTTTCGATAAAATTTATTACGAGTCGGAAACCTATCTGGAAGGGAAGGAGAAGGTTATGGAAGGCTTGGAGAAAGGTTTCTTCTACCGCAAAGAAGACGGTTCCGTATGGGCCGACCTCACAGGGGAAGGACTGGATCATAAGCTGCTTCTTCGGGCGGATGGAACTTCTGTCTATATGACGCAGGACATAGGTACGGCTAAATTGCGTTTTGCCGATTTCCCTATTGACAAGATGATTTATGTGGTAGGTAATGAACAGAACTATCACTTCCAGGTACTTTCTATCTTGCTTGATAAGCTGGGCTTTGACTGGGGGAAGGGACTGGTTCATTTCTCTTACGGTATGGTGGAACTACCCGAAGGAAAGATGAAGAGCCGTGAAGGTACCGTTGTGGATGCCGATGATTTGATGGCTGAAATGATTAATACCGCGAAGGAGACTTCCGGAGAATTAGGTAAGCTGGACGGCCTCACTCAGGAAGAAGCTGATAATATTGCCCGTATTGTCGGTTTGGGTGCTTTGAAATATTTTATATTGAAAGTAGATGCCCGTAAGAATATGACATTCAATCCAAAAGAGTCCATTGACTTTAACGGTAATACAGGGCCTTTTATCCAATATACGTACGCGCGTATCCAGTCCGTTCTGCGTAAGGCGAAGGAAGCAGGTATCACTGTTCCTGCACAGCTCCCCTTGGGCATTGAATTGAGTGAAAAAGAAGAAGGGCTGATACAGATGATTGCAGACTTTGCAACTGTTGTGAAACAGGCAGGTGAGGATTATAGTCCTTCTCTGATAGCCAATTATACTTATGACCTTGTAAAGGAATACAATCAGTTCTATCATGATTTCAGCATTCTGCGTGAGGAGAATGAGGCAGTGAAGATATTTCGTCTTGCCTTGTCCGAGAATGTGGCTAAGGTAGTGCGTTTGGGAATGGGGCTGCTTGGCATTGAAGTTCCCGACAGAATGTAA
- a CDS encoding site-specific integrase yields MKSTFSVIYYLKRQVVKKDGTVPVMGRITVDGSQTQFSCKLTVDPKLWDTKGGRVTGRSTAALETNRMLDKMRVRINRHYQEIMERDNFVTAEKVKNAFLGLEHRYHTLMQVFRQHNEDYEKQVEAGMKAKGTLLKYRTVYKHMQEFLDIRYHVKDIALKELTPAFISDFEMFLRTDKHCCTNTVWLYVCPLRTMVFIAINNEWLTRDPFREYEIKKEETTRSFLTKDEIRLLMEGKLKNAKQELYRDLYLFCAFTGLSFADMRNLTEENIRTYFDEHEWININRQKTGVVSNIRLLDIANRIIGKYRGLCGDGRIFPVPHYNTCLAGIRAVAKRCGITKHITWHQSRHTAATTIFLSNGVPIETVSSMLGHKSIKTTQIYAKITKEKLNQDMENLAARLNGVEEFAGCTI; encoded by the coding sequence ATGAAGAGTACATTTTCAGTAATCTACTACCTCAAGCGTCAGGTAGTGAAAAAGGACGGGACAGTTCCCGTCATGGGACGCATCACGGTGGACGGCAGCCAGACACAGTTCAGCTGCAAACTGACTGTCGATCCGAAACTGTGGGACACCAAAGGTGGACGTGTCACGGGCAGAAGCACGGCGGCACTCGAAACGAACCGTATGCTTGACAAGATGCGGGTACGCATCAACAGGCATTATCAGGAAATCATGGAGCGTGACAACTTCGTCACGGCGGAGAAGGTGAAGAACGCCTTTCTCGGACTGGAACACCGCTACCACACGCTGATGCAGGTGTTCCGCCAGCACAACGAGGACTACGAGAAGCAGGTGGAGGCAGGCATGAAAGCCAAAGGCACGCTGCTGAAGTACCGCACCGTTTACAAGCACATGCAAGAGTTCCTCGACATCCGCTACCATGTGAAGGACATCGCCCTAAAAGAGCTTACCCCGGCTTTCATCTCCGACTTCGAGATGTTCCTGCGCACGGACAAGCACTGCTGCACCAATACCGTGTGGCTGTACGTCTGCCCGTTACGGACGATGGTATTCATCGCCATCAACAACGAGTGGCTGACGCGCGACCCGTTCCGCGAGTATGAAATCAAGAAGGAGGAAACAACACGCAGTTTCCTGACCAAAGATGAGATCCGCCTGCTGATGGAGGGGAAACTGAAAAACGCCAAACAGGAATTGTACCGCGACCTCTACCTGTTCTGCGCCTTCACGGGGCTGTCGTTCGCGGATATGCGCAACCTTACGGAAGAGAATATCCGCACCTACTTCGACGAACACGAGTGGATAAACATCAACCGCCAGAAAACGGGCGTGGTGTCCAACATCCGCCTGCTCGACATCGCCAACCGCATAATCGGCAAATACCGGGGACTGTGCGGGGACGGCAGGATATTTCCCGTTCCGCATTATAACACGTGCCTTGCCGGTATCCGTGCCGTCGCCAAGCGTTGCGGCATCACCAAGCATATCACGTGGCATCAGAGCCGCCACACGGCAGCCACGACGATATTCCTCTCCAACGGTGTTCCCATCGAAACGGTCAGCTCCATGCTCGGACACAAGAGCATAAAGACGACGCAGATTTACGCAAAGATAACCAAAGAGAAGCTCAATCAGGACATGGAGAACCTTGCCGCAAGATTGAACGGCGTCGAGGAATTTGCAGGTTGCACCATCTAA
- a CDS encoding helix-turn-helix domain-containing protein, with protein MMNENNDVFTMEDEPIASVVQDMRKGSKWLSAFLESYRPPLDGERYLTDGEVSELLRVSRRTLQEYRNNRVLPFILLGGKVLYPETGLRGVLEANYRKPLE; from the coding sequence ATGATGAACGAGAACAACGATGTTTTTACGATGGAAGACGAGCCGATAGCCTCTGTGGTGCAGGATATGCGCAAAGGCTCGAAATGGCTGTCCGCATTTCTGGAAAGCTACCGTCCTCCGCTGGACGGGGAACGTTACCTGACGGACGGCGAGGTGTCGGAACTGCTCCGTGTGAGCCGGCGCACCTTGCAGGAATACCGCAACAACCGCGTGTTGCCCTTCATACTTTTGGGAGGGAAGGTGCTTTACCCGGAAACGGGGCTGCGCGGGGTACTGGAAGCGAACTACCGCAAGCCGCTGGAGTGA
- a CDS encoding helix-turn-helix domain-containing protein, protein MNMEIVSIEKKTFEMMVAAFGALSEKVAALRRKSDTGRMERWLTGEEVCGQLRISPRTLQTLRDRRLIGYSQINRRFYYKPEEVKRLIPLVGTLYPHGR, encoded by the coding sequence ATGAATATGGAAATAGTATCTATCGAGAAAAAGACTTTCGAGATGATGGTGGCGGCATTCGGCGCACTCTCGGAGAAGGTCGCCGCCCTGAGGCGCAAAAGCGACACGGGGCGCATGGAAAGATGGCTCACGGGCGAGGAGGTCTGCGGGCAGTTGAGAATAAGCCCGCGCACGTTGCAGACGCTGCGTGACAGGCGGCTTATCGGCTACTCGCAGATAAACCGCAGGTTCTATTACAAGCCAGAGGAGGTGAAGCGGCTGATACCGCTTGTCGGCACGCTCTATCCGCACGGCAGATGA
- a CDS encoding helix-turn-helix domain-containing protein — translation MELLTRNNFEGWMQKLMERLDRQDELLLAMKAEGKQPTITESIRLFDNQDLCMLLQISKRTLQRYRSVGALPYKTLGKKTYYSEEDVLTFLSNHIKDFKKEDIAFYKARIHNFFHK, via the coding sequence ATGGAACTGCTCACACGAAACAACTTCGAGGGCTGGATGCAGAAGCTGATGGAACGGCTCGACCGTCAGGACGAACTGCTGCTGGCGATGAAGGCTGAGGGGAAACAGCCCACTATCACGGAAAGCATCCGCCTTTTCGACAATCAGGATTTGTGCATGTTGCTCCAGATAAGCAAACGCACCCTCCAACGCTACCGCAGCGTAGGCGCATTGCCCTACAAGACGCTGGGCAAGAAGACCTATTACAGCGAGGAGGACGTGCTGACATTCCTTTCCAACCATATCAAGGACTTCAAAAAGGAAGATATAGCCTTCTACAAGGCTCGTATCCATAATTTCTTTCATAAATAA
- a CDS encoding DUF3945 domain-containing protein: protein MAKKKDEKDVLVVRDEKTGEISVVAGLNADGTPKRTPAKAENAQSFLQFDRHGDVLDNFFKNFFRQCKEPSRFGFYRIAADQAENLLEVMKQLLKDPEANKELLAPHKVDTSDYEKKVQEEMAAQQTEKQEPQKQENMEQRKEQQQDKSEQMQGKRGYQPIDESKINWQELEDRWGVKRDNLEKSGDLTKMLNYGKSDLVKVKPTFGGESFELDARLSFKKDGEGNISLVPHFIRKEQKLDEYKEHKFSDNDRKNLRETGNLGRVVDIVDRETGEIIPSYISIDRKTNEITDIPASRVRIPERIGKTEITTQERDMLRAGLPVRDKLIERNDGRKFVTTLQVNVEQRGVEFVPGTGKSPRTAQTQETKGDTSKSQAQGGENAAQTKKEQRRNTWTNEDGSIRPISKWSGVSFTDQQKADYVAGKAVKLENVTDKQGFHATMYIKFNPEKGRPYRYDTNPDNAQQVAPSNESRTQVAVNNDGKTNEATKNLREPLQKGQTNPKDARQQQQQEKPQKKTGKGMKM from the coding sequence ATGGCAAAGAAAAAAGACGAAAAGGACGTGCTGGTAGTCCGTGACGAGAAGACAGGCGAGATCAGCGTGGTAGCCGGGCTGAACGCGGACGGCACACCCAAGCGCACCCCCGCAAAAGCGGAGAACGCGCAGAGTTTCCTGCAATTCGACCGACATGGCGACGTGCTGGACAACTTCTTCAAGAACTTCTTCCGGCAGTGCAAGGAACCCAGCCGCTTCGGTTTCTACCGCATTGCGGCAGACCAAGCTGAAAATCTCTTAGAGGTGATGAAGCAACTGCTGAAAGACCCCGAAGCGAACAAGGAGCTGCTCGCCCCTCACAAGGTGGACACCTCCGACTATGAGAAGAAGGTGCAGGAAGAGATGGCAGCACAACAGACAGAGAAACAAGAACCTCAAAAACAGGAGAACATGGAACAACGGAAAGAACAGCAACAGGACAAATCCGAACAGATGCAGGGCAAACGTGGCTACCAGCCCATCGACGAGAGTAAAATCAACTGGCAGGAGCTGGAGGACAGATGGGGCGTAAAGCGGGACAACCTTGAAAAGTCCGGCGACCTTACGAAGATGCTCAACTATGGCAAGTCCGACTTGGTAAAGGTCAAACCGACCTTCGGCGGCGAATCATTCGAGCTGGACGCCCGCCTCTCCTTCAAGAAGGACGGTGAGGGAAACATCAGCCTCGTGCCGCACTTCATCCGCAAGGAGCAGAAGCTGGATGAGTACAAGGAACACAAATTCTCCGACAATGACCGGAAGAACCTCCGCGAAACGGGCAATCTCGGTAGGGTCGTGGACATTGTGGACAGGGAAACGGGCGAGATCATCCCCTCCTACATCAGCATCGACCGCAAGACGAATGAAATCACGGACATTCCGGCAAGCAGGGTGCGCATCCCGGAGCGCATCGGCAAGACGGAAATCACCACGCAGGAGCGGGACATGCTCCGCGCCGGACTGCCCGTACGCGACAAGCTCATCGAGCGCAACGACGGCAGAAAGTTCGTCACCACCCTGCAAGTGAACGTGGAGCAGCGCGGCGTGGAGTTCGTGCCGGGAACCGGCAAGTCGCCCCGTACCGCACAGACACAGGAAACCAAAGGCGACACATCGAAAAGTCAGGCGCAGGGCGGGGAAAATGCCGCACAGACCAAGAAGGAGCAACGCCGCAACACGTGGACGAACGAGGACGGCAGCATCCGCCCCATCAGCAAATGGAGCGGCGTGAGCTTCACCGACCAGCAGAAAGCCGACTATGTGGCGGGTAAAGCCGTGAAGCTGGAGAACGTGACCGACAAGCAGGGCTTCCATGCCACGATGTATATCAAGTTCAACCCGGAGAAGGGACGCCCGTACCGCTACGACACGAACCCTGACAATGCACAGCAGGTTGCTCCGTCCAACGAGAGCCGCACGCAGGTGGCGGTGAACAACGATGGCAAGACCAACGAGGCTACAAAGAATCTGAGAGAGCCGTTGCAGAAAGGTCAGACCAACCCGAAGGACGCCCGCCAGCAACAGCAGCAGGAGAAGCCGCAGAAGAAAACGGGCAAGGGCATGAAAATGTAA
- the topB gene encoding type IA DNA topoisomerase yields MKTIIAEKPSVAREIARIVGATKREEGYFEGGGYAVTWAFGHLVQLAMPDGYGVRGFVRDNLPIIPDTFTLVPRQVRTEKGYKPDSGVVSQIKVIKRLFDTSEHIIVATDAGREGELIFRYLYHYTGCTTPFVRLWISSLTDKAIREGLRKLEDGSKYDNLYLAAKARSESDWLVGINGTQALSIAAGHGTYSVGRVQTPTLAMVCERYWENRRFTSEAFWQLHIATDGCDGEVVKFSSSEKWKEKEPAMELYNKVKAAGCATVTKAERKEKTEETPLLYDLTTLQKEANAKHGFTAEQTLEIAQKLYEKKLITYPRTGSRYIPEDVFAEIPKLLAFIGTQPEWKDKVRAKAAPTRRSVDDGKVTDHHALLVTGEKPLFLSKEDNTIYQMIAGRMVEAFSEKCVKDVTTVTAECAGVEFTVKGSVVKQTGWRAVYGEEKEEITIPGWQEGDTLTPKGSSITEGKTKPKPLHTEATLLSAMETAGKEIEDDALRQAMKDCGIGTPATRASIIETLFKRGYMERCKKSLVPTEKGLALNSVVKTMRIADVAMTGEWEKELARIERGELSDDTFRKEIEAYTREITSELISCDKLFGSRDSGCACPKCGTGRMRFYGKVVRCDNTECGLPVFRLKAGRTLSDDEIKDLLTEGHTKLLKGFKSKQGKSFDAVVAFDGEYNTTFVFPEAKKDKKFSGRKK; encoded by the coding sequence ATGAAGACAATCATTGCAGAAAAGCCCTCCGTGGCACGTGAAATCGCCCGCATCGTGGGCGCGACAAAGAGAGAGGAAGGATATTTCGAGGGAGGCGGTTATGCCGTGACATGGGCATTCGGACACCTCGTTCAGCTTGCCATGCCCGACGGCTACGGCGTGCGCGGATTTGTCCGTGACAACCTCCCGATTATTCCCGACACATTCACGCTCGTCCCCCGTCAGGTCAGGACGGAGAAAGGTTACAAGCCCGACAGCGGCGTGGTGTCGCAGATAAAAGTCATCAAAAGACTGTTCGACACAAGCGAACATATCATCGTGGCGACCGATGCCGGACGCGAGGGAGAGCTTATCTTCCGCTACCTCTACCACTATACGGGTTGCACCACTCCTTTCGTGCGCCTGTGGATCAGCTCTCTCACCGACAAAGCTATCCGCGAGGGACTGCGGAAACTCGAAGACGGCAGCAAATACGACAACCTCTACCTCGCCGCCAAAGCGCGGAGCGAATCCGACTGGCTCGTGGGCATCAACGGCACACAGGCGTTATCCATCGCCGCCGGACACGGCACGTATTCCGTGGGGCGGGTGCAGACACCAACGTTGGCTATGGTATGTGAACGCTACTGGGAGAACCGCCGCTTTACGTCCGAAGCATTCTGGCAGCTCCATATCGCAACGGACGGTTGCGACGGCGAAGTCGTGAAATTCTCATCCTCCGAGAAATGGAAAGAGAAAGAACCGGCGATGGAACTATATAATAAGGTAAAGGCGGCAGGTTGCGCCACTGTCACGAAAGCCGAGCGCAAGGAGAAGACGGAGGAAACTCCCTTGCTCTACGACCTGACCACGCTCCAGAAAGAAGCCAACGCCAAGCACGGCTTCACGGCGGAACAGACGCTTGAAATCGCGCAGAAACTCTACGAAAAGAAGTTGATAACCTATCCGAGAACGGGAAGCCGCTACATCCCCGAAGACGTGTTTGCCGAAATTCCCAAACTGCTCGCTTTCATCGGCACACAGCCCGAATGGAAAGACAAGGTGCGGGCAAAAGCCGCCCCGACACGCCGCAGCGTGGACGACGGCAAGGTGACAGACCACCATGCCCTGCTCGTCACGGGTGAGAAACCGCTCTTCCTCTCCAAAGAGGACAATACCATCTATCAGATGATTGCCGGGCGCATGGTCGAGGCATTCTCTGAGAAATGCGTCAAGGATGTGACCACTGTCACGGCGGAATGTGCCGGAGTGGAGTTTACCGTAAAAGGCAGCGTCGTGAAGCAAACCGGATGGCGTGCCGTCTATGGCGAGGAAAAAGAGGAAATTACCATCCCCGGCTGGCAGGAAGGCGACACGCTGACACCGAAAGGCTCGTCCATTACCGAAGGAAAGACCAAACCCAAGCCGCTGCATACCGAAGCCACCCTGCTCTCGGCAATGGAAACGGCGGGCAAGGAAATTGAGGACGACGCACTGCGGCAGGCGATGAAGGACTGTGGCATCGGTACTCCCGCCACACGCGCCTCCATCATCGAAACGCTTTTCAAGCGCGGTTACATGGAACGCTGCAAGAAGTCGCTTGTTCCCACCGAAAAAGGACTTGCCCTCAATTCCGTCGTCAAGACGATGCGCATCGCCGATGTTGCCATGACGGGCGAATGGGAAAAGGAGCTGGCGCGTATCGAGCGCGGGGAACTGTCCGACGACACCTTCCGCAAGGAGATAGAGGCGTACACACGTGAGATAACCTCCGAACTGATCTCGTGCGACAAGCTCTTCGGCAGCCGTGACTCCGGCTGCGCGTGTCCCAAGTGTGGCACGGGCAGGATGCGGTTCTACGGCAAGGTGGTACGCTGCGACAACACGGAGTGCGGACTGCCCGTGTTCCGGCTGAAAGCGGGACGCACCCTGTCCGACGATGAAATCAAAGACCTGCTCACCGAAGGGCATACCAAGCTGCTCAAAGGGTTCAAGAGCAAACAGGGCAAGAGTTTCGATGCTGTTGTCGCCTTTGACGGGGAATATAACACGACTTTTGTGTTCCCGGAGGCTAAAAAGGACAAGAAATTTTCAGGACGGAAGAAATAG
- a CDS encoding DUF1896 domain-containing protein, which translates to MNCSSIPDYTHTLDLVVALGGIPSAFFFLFPTDYPVNYQSAKSKVMNNKKKNEGQTDFSYYGLYLLDYLRTNKFEQADDTAFIRERADRAAETYERARLEGYPADGAQELAMDTLLRGLHYSRYAILREVVENEFADEVPEEKREAFVLKLLPLVGNVFSVYDLSDDNFALSSDYDLLYTELTGATVLYLDEYGV; encoded by the coding sequence ATGAATTGTTCTTCGATACCGGATTACACTCATACTTTGGATTTAGTGGTGGCACTCGGAGGGATACCGAGTGCCTTTTTCTTCCTTTTTCCAACCGATTATCCCGTTAATTATCAATCCGCTAAATCCAAAGTAATGAACAACAAGAAGAAAAACGAGGGTCAGACCGACTTTTCCTATTACGGTCTGTACCTGCTGGACTATCTCCGCACGAACAAGTTTGAACAGGCTGACGACACCGCTTTCATACGGGAACGGGCCGACCGTGCCGCCGAAACGTATGAGAGGGCACGGCTTGAAGGCTATCCCGCCGATGGTGCGCAGGAACTGGCGATGGACACGCTGCTGCGCGGGCTGCATTATTCCCGTTACGCCATCCTCCGCGAAGTCGTGGAAAACGAGTTTGCCGATGAAGTGCCGGAAGAGAAGCGTGAAGCCTTTGTCCTGAAACTGCTGCCGCTTGTCGGCAACGTGTTCTCCGTCTATGACCTCTCGGATGACAATTTCGCCCTGTCTTCCGATTACGACCTGCTCTACACGGAGCTGACGGGAGCAACCGTCCTTTACTTAGACGAATATGGCGTTTAA